From Sphingomonas hengshuiensis, one genomic window encodes:
- a CDS encoding glycosyltransferase: MPVHILHLHSTFNLGGKEARAVRLMNAFGDRARHTIVSAMPDQLSARDSIAKGIKYEIAQNPPPLSGRPSARRYEEIARFMRRFDLVLTYNWGAIDGVMAARVFGKGLPPIVHHEDGFNADEAERLNPVRNMYRRIALPAANALVVPSSVLERIALKHWRQPAERVHRIANGVPTALYAQKPDARLIPQLAKRREGEVFIGCVAGLRPVKDLPMLVRACAGVNARFKLVILGEGPERQNILDAAEAMAIEDQLILPGFLPEPHRYMGLFDIFALSSKSEQAPISVIEAMAAGLPVVSTRVGDIAAMVCPENVPFLAPRHNEVDLRDRIDALARHPDSRHYLGAQNRIRAAALFDEAAMVAAYARLYGAAMGRPDALQ; the protein is encoded by the coding sequence ATGCCCGTCCACATCCTCCACCTCCATTCGACCTTCAACCTGGGCGGCAAGGAGGCGCGTGCCGTCCGGTTGATGAATGCGTTCGGCGATCGGGCGCGGCACACGATCGTCTCGGCGATGCCCGACCAGCTTTCCGCCCGCGATTCGATCGCCAAGGGCATCAAGTACGAGATCGCGCAGAACCCACCGCCGCTCTCCGGCAGGCCCTCCGCCAGGCGCTATGAGGAAATCGCGCGGTTCATGCGCCGCTTCGACCTCGTGCTGACCTATAATTGGGGCGCGATCGACGGGGTGATGGCGGCGCGGGTGTTCGGCAAGGGGCTGCCGCCGATCGTCCATCACGAGGACGGGTTCAACGCCGACGAGGCCGAGCGGCTGAACCCCGTGCGCAACATGTATCGCCGCATCGCGCTGCCCGCCGCCAATGCGCTGGTGGTGCCCAGCAGCGTGCTCGAGCGGATCGCGCTCAAGCATTGGCGCCAGCCGGCGGAGCGCGTCCACCGCATCGCCAACGGCGTGCCGACGGCGCTTTATGCGCAAAAGCCCGACGCGCGGCTGATCCCGCAACTCGCGAAGCGGCGCGAGGGCGAAGTGTTCATCGGCTGCGTCGCGGGGCTGCGCCCGGTCAAGGACCTGCCGATGCTGGTGCGCGCGTGCGCGGGGGTCAATGCGCGGTTCAAGCTGGTCATTCTGGGCGAGGGGCCCGAGCGCCAGAACATCCTCGACGCCGCCGAGGCGATGGCGATCGAGGACCAGCTGATCCTCCCCGGATTCCTGCCCGAGCCGCATCGCTATATGGGGCTGTTCGACATTTTCGCGCTGTCGTCGAAGAGTGAGCAGGCGCCGATTTCGGTGATCGAGGCAATGGCGGCGGGGCTCCCCGTGGTGTCGACGCGGGTCGGCGACATTGCGGCGATGGTATGCCCCGAAAACGTGCCGTTCCTGGCTCCGCGCCACAACGAAGTCGACCTGCGCGACCGGATCGACGCGCTCGCCCGCCACCCGGACTCGCGCCATTATCTCGGCGCGCAGAACCGGATCCGCGCTGCTGCGTTGTTCGACGAGGCGGCGATGGTTGCGGCCTATGCCCGGCTTTATGGTGCCGCCATGGGGCGTCCTGACGCGCTGCAATAA
- the cobA gene encoding uroporphyrinogen-III C-methyltransferase, which yields MASLLDPNARGRVILVGAGPGDPGLLTVRAVEALKQADVLVHDGLVDPRVLDMAPQAHRISVAKQRSKHTLPQEAINALIIAHVKTGAIVVRLKGGDPFIFGRGGEEVEAVRAAGLPVEVIPGISAALGAAAEAMLPLTHRDWSSAVSFVAGQCKGLSEQDWSGLAGKGRTLVIYMGVATCPQISEKLMADGVAPDMPVAVLERGTLDGHRALRTLLADLGPMVERERVQSPAVIVVGEVVQLADAEDKLARWAQAAETLS from the coding sequence ATGGCAAGCCTTCTCGATCCCAACGCGCGTGGCCGCGTGATCCTTGTCGGTGCCGGCCCGGGCGATCCGGGGCTGCTCACCGTTCGCGCCGTCGAGGCGCTGAAACAGGCCGATGTCCTCGTCCATGACGGGCTGGTCGATCCGCGCGTGCTCGACATGGCGCCCCAGGCGCACCGCATCTCGGTCGCGAAGCAACGCTCGAAGCACACGCTGCCGCAAGAGGCGATCAACGCGCTGATCATCGCGCATGTGAAGACTGGCGCGATCGTCGTGCGGCTGAAGGGCGGCGATCCGTTCATCTTCGGGCGCGGCGGCGAAGAGGTGGAGGCAGTACGCGCCGCCGGGCTGCCGGTCGAAGTCATCCCCGGCATCTCCGCCGCGCTGGGCGCCGCTGCCGAGGCGATGCTGCCGCTGACGCATCGCGACTGGTCGAGCGCGGTCAGCTTCGTCGCGGGCCAGTGCAAGGGGCTGAGCGAACAGGACTGGTCGGGCCTCGCGGGCAAGGGTCGGACGCTGGTCATCTATATGGGGGTCGCGACCTGCCCCCAGATTTCGGAAAAGCTGATGGCCGACGGCGTCGCGCCCGACATGCCCGTTGCGGTGCTCGAGCGCGGCACGCTGGACGGCCACCGCGCGCTGCGCACGCTGCTCGCCGACCTCGGCCCGATGGTCGAGCGCGAGCGCGTGCAGAGCCCGGCGGTGATCGTGGTCGGCGAGGTCGTGCAACTCGCCGATGCCGAGGATAAGCTTGCCCGCTGGGCACAGGCTGCGGAGACGCTTTCGTGA
- a CDS encoding IS30 family transposase, translating to MGRHYRQLSLDERIEIYRLHEGGISCRQIATAIGRDHTTVGRELRRNSKPTKVWPGGYAPGRAHRLAIRRRRWDCRFKLARQPDLRDIVKNGLAMGCSPEQIAGRLALEHGRTMVSHESIYRYVYHRSAQKDYWHRLLPRCKARRGRYGRQGGSPASFIKQRRPIGERPLEARDRAQPGHWEADYMLFARYGHNVLVLHERHTRYTILDKPPHRRAELTARRITRRLRHIPQDLRRTISFDNGTEFAEHHRLHDSLGIQTFFCDVRAPWQKGGVENTIGRLRRSLPRKTDLDTVSHRQLRACADRLNNIPRKCLGFLTPAEAFSKISTGALQP from the coding sequence ATGGGACGACATTACAGGCAACTCAGCCTCGACGAGCGGATCGAGATATACCGCCTTCATGAAGGCGGTATATCTTGCCGACAGATTGCCACCGCGATCGGGCGTGATCACACGACGGTCGGTCGGGAACTCAGGCGCAATAGCAAGCCGACCAAGGTCTGGCCCGGCGGCTATGCGCCCGGGCGTGCCCATAGGCTCGCGATCAGACGACGACGATGGGACTGCCGTTTCAAGCTGGCGCGCCAGCCGGACCTGCGAGATATCGTGAAGAACGGCCTTGCGATGGGATGCTCTCCCGAACAGATCGCCGGCCGACTGGCGCTTGAGCACGGTCGCACCATGGTCAGCCACGAGTCAATCTATCGATACGTCTATCATCGCTCGGCCCAGAAGGACTACTGGCACCGCCTTCTGCCCCGCTGCAAGGCAAGGCGCGGCCGCTATGGCCGCCAGGGCGGAAGCCCGGCCAGCTTCATCAAACAGCGCAGGCCGATCGGCGAACGCCCCCTCGAAGCCCGGGATCGCGCACAGCCGGGCCATTGGGAAGCCGACTATATGCTGTTCGCCCGATATGGGCACAATGTCCTCGTCCTGCACGAGCGCCACACACGCTACACCATCCTCGACAAGCCACCCCACCGCAGAGCCGAGCTGACCGCACGCCGGATCACCCGCAGACTGCGCCATATCCCCCAGGATCTGCGCAGGACCATCAGCTTCGACAACGGCACCGAGTTCGCCGAACATCACCGCCTTCACGACAGCCTCGGCATCCAGACCTTCTTCTGCGATGTCCGAGCCCCATGGCAAAAGGGCGGTGTCGAAAACACCATCGGCCGACTGCGCCGAAGCCTGCCTCGCAAAACCGACCTCGACACCGTCAGCCACAGACAACTCCGTGCCTGTGCCGACCGGCTCAACAACATCCCCAGAAAATGCCTTGGCTTCCTCACACCCGCCGAGGCATTCTCCAAAATCTCAACCGGTGCACTTCAACCGTGA
- a CDS encoding Bax inhibitor-1/YccA family protein produces MDSLSQFNRVAGAGVQARFDEGLRRHMLGIYRNMGIGLALTGLVALAVANTPALAALIFGTPLKWVAMLAPLAFVMFFTFRIERMTTAGARTAFFAFAAVMGVSMASIFLVFTGTSIAMAFFTAAAMFAGLSLWGYTTRKDLTGLGSFMMIGLIAVIVASLVNLFLGSSLLQMGLSVIGVIVFAGLTAWDTQRLKSEYIAYAGTQAAEKLAIMGALSLYLNLINMFQLLLGLMGERE; encoded by the coding sequence ATGGATTCGCTTTCGCAGTTCAACCGCGTCGCCGGCGCAGGCGTCCAGGCCCGTTTCGACGAGGGGCTGCGCCGCCACATGCTCGGCATCTATCGCAACATGGGGATCGGGCTGGCGCTGACCGGGCTGGTCGCGCTGGCGGTCGCCAACACCCCGGCGCTGGCCGCGCTGATCTTTGGCACGCCGCTCAAATGGGTGGCGATGCTGGCGCCGCTGGCGTTCGTGATGTTCTTCACCTTCCGCATCGAGCGGATGACGACGGCGGGCGCACGCACGGCGTTCTTCGCCTTTGCCGCCGTAATGGGCGTATCGATGGCCAGCATCTTCCTGGTCTTCACCGGCACCAGCATCGCAATGGCGTTCTTCACCGCCGCAGCGATGTTCGCGGGGCTCAGCCTGTGGGGCTATACGACGCGCAAGGACCTGACCGGCCTCGGCAGCTTCATGATGATCGGCCTGATCGCAGTGATCGTCGCGAGCCTGGTCAATCTGTTCCTCGGCTCCAGCCTGCTCCAGATGGGGCTGTCGGTGATCGGCGTGATCGTGTTCGCGGGGCTGACCGCATGGGATACGCAGCGGCTGAAGAGCGAATATATCGCCTATGCCGGCACCCAGGCCGCCGAAAAGCTGGCGATCATGGGCGCGCTGTCGCTGTACCTGAACCTGATCAACATGTTCCAGCTCCTGCTGGGGCTGATGGGCGAGCGGGAGTAA
- the astD gene encoding succinylglutamate-semialdehyde dehydrogenase: protein MPGQEIISTEPATGAILWRQMSGDADTEVAIARASWAEWAARPLSERIEALRRFANVVRQKADAFTDLLARETGKPLWEARTEVETVIGKVDISVSSYSERTGQRRIDAPMNTRLALRHKPHGVLAVLGPYNFPVHLPNGHIVPALLAGNAVVFKPSEKTPASGAFLVDCYRAAGIPEGCIRLLIGGADEGKALAAHPDIDGLLFTGSANTGIALNRQFATRPEKILALEMGGNNPIVVWSSPDLYSAAVLVVQSAFTTAGQRCTAARRLIVDNKLFEPLMVEINKLVARLIIGEPHADPAPFMGPVIDNDAADMLTESFLTLMTLGGRPLRHMERLIEGRPFLSPGILDMTDATERPDVELFGPILQVIRCDTFEQAIAHANDTRYGLSASLVSQDPRLYDQFWANIRAGIVNWNKPTNGASSSAPFGGVGWSGNHRPSAFYAADYCAYPVVSSEAEQARASIGLGLRDA from the coding sequence ATGCCCGGACAGGAAATCATCTCCACCGAGCCCGCGACCGGCGCCATCCTGTGGCGCCAGATGTCGGGCGATGCCGATACCGAAGTCGCGATCGCCCGCGCGAGCTGGGCCGAATGGGCCGCGCGCCCGCTGTCCGAGCGGATCGAGGCGCTGCGCCGCTTCGCCAATGTCGTGCGGCAAAAGGCCGATGCCTTTACCGACCTGCTCGCGCGCGAGACCGGCAAGCCGCTTTGGGAAGCGCGGACCGAAGTCGAGACGGTGATCGGCAAGGTCGACATCTCGGTCAGCAGCTATTCGGAGCGCACCGGCCAGCGCCGGATCGACGCGCCGATGAACACCCGGCTGGCGCTGCGGCACAAGCCGCATGGCGTGCTGGCGGTGCTGGGGCCGTATAATTTCCCGGTCCATCTGCCCAACGGCCATATCGTCCCCGCGCTGCTCGCGGGCAATGCCGTGGTGTTCAAGCCGTCGGAAAAGACCCCCGCATCGGGCGCGTTCCTCGTCGATTGCTATCGCGCGGCGGGGATTCCCGAGGGGTGCATCCGGCTGCTGATCGGCGGCGCCGACGAGGGCAAGGCGCTGGCCGCGCATCCCGATATCGACGGGCTGTTGTTCACCGGATCGGCGAACACCGGCATCGCGCTCAACCGCCAGTTCGCGACCCGGCCCGAGAAGATCCTCGCGCTGGAAATGGGCGGCAACAACCCGATCGTCGTGTGGTCGAGCCCCGACCTCTATTCGGCGGCAGTGCTCGTGGTGCAGTCGGCCTTCACCACCGCGGGGCAGCGTTGCACCGCGGCGCGGCGGCTGATCGTCGACAACAAGCTGTTCGAGCCGCTGATGGTCGAGATCAACAAGCTCGTCGCGCGCCTCATCATCGGCGAGCCGCACGCCGACCCCGCCCCGTTCATGGGTCCGGTGATCGACAATGACGCCGCCGACATGCTGACCGAGAGCTTCCTCACGCTGATGACGCTCGGCGGGCGCCCGCTGCGCCATATGGAGCGCCTGATCGAGGGCCGCCCGTTCCTGAGCCCCGGCATCCTCGACATGACCGACGCGACCGAGCGCCCCGATGTCGAGCTGTTCGGCCCGATCCTCCAGGTGATCCGCTGCGACACGTTCGAACAGGCGATCGCCCACGCGAACGACACGCGGTACGGCCTCTCCGCCAGCCTGGTGAGCCAGGACCCGCGGCTGTACGACCAGTTCTGGGCCAATATCCGCGCGGGCATCGTCAACTGGAACAAGCCGACCAACGGCGCCTCCTCCTCCGCCCCCTTCGGCGGCGTCGGCTGGTCGGGCAACCATCGCCCCAGCGCCTTTTACGCGGCGGATTACTGCGCCTATCCGGTGGTCAGTTCCGAGGCGGAACAGGCGCGCGCGTCGATCGGGCTGGGGCTGCGCGACGCCTGA
- a CDS encoding NAD(P)H-dependent flavin oxidoreductase codes for MFKGLSPINYNGREVWPLVEGGKGVAATNHASAGAWAAAGGIGTVSAVNADSYDAEGKIIPQIYRALTRRERHEELVEYAIEGAVQQVKKAFEIAGGKGAININVLWEMGGAQRVLHGVLERTRGMVAGVTCGAGMPYKLSEIAASYEVSYLPIVSSGRAFRALWKRAYSKASEWLSAVVYEDPWLAGGHNGLSNAEDPLVPQDPYPRVRDLRATMREGGISDDVPIVMAGGVWHLRDWNDWIDNPELGKIAFQFGTRPLLTRESPIPEGWKNELMKLEEGDILLHRFSPTGFYSSAVRNPFLRHLEARSERQIPYSTEEAGDHTFQLDVGVKGKNFWVTRNDLLRAREWHGLGFTSALKTPDNTLVFVTPEDQQVIRKDQADCMGCLSQCQFSSWADTETNSTGRLADPRSFCIQKTLQDIAHGGPVDQNLMFAGHGAYNFKRDPFYSNGFVPTVKQLVDRILTGD; via the coding sequence TTGTTCAAGGGTCTTTCGCCCATCAACTATAACGGTCGCGAGGTTTGGCCGCTGGTCGAGGGTGGCAAGGGCGTGGCGGCGACCAATCACGCCAGCGCGGGCGCCTGGGCGGCGGCGGGCGGCATCGGTACGGTGTCTGCGGTCAATGCCGACAGCTATGATGCCGAGGGCAAGATCATCCCCCAGATCTATCGCGCGCTCACGCGCCGCGAGCGGCATGAGGAACTGGTCGAATACGCGATCGAAGGCGCCGTCCAGCAAGTGAAGAAGGCGTTCGAGATTGCCGGCGGCAAGGGCGCGATCAACATCAACGTGCTGTGGGAAATGGGCGGTGCGCAGCGCGTGCTCCACGGCGTGCTGGAGCGCACGCGCGGCATGGTGGCGGGGGTCACCTGCGGCGCGGGCATGCCGTACAAGCTGAGCGAGATCGCAGCGTCCTACGAAGTCAGCTACCTGCCCATCGTCAGCTCGGGCCGGGCCTTCCGCGCGCTGTGGAAGCGCGCTTATTCCAAGGCTTCGGAATGGCTGTCGGCGGTGGTCTATGAGGACCCCTGGCTCGCGGGCGGGCATAACGGCCTGTCCAATGCCGAGGACCCCTTGGTCCCGCAGGACCCGTACCCCCGCGTCCGCGACCTGCGCGCGACGATGCGCGAGGGCGGGATTTCGGACGATGTGCCGATCGTGATGGCGGGCGGCGTGTGGCATCTGCGCGACTGGAACGACTGGATCGATAATCCCGAACTGGGCAAGATCGCGTTCCAGTTCGGCACGCGCCCGCTGCTGACCAGGGAAAGCCCGATCCCCGAGGGCTGGAAGAACGAGCTGATGAAGCTGGAGGAGGGCGACATCCTGCTCCACCGCTTCTCGCCGACCGGCTTCTACTCGTCGGCGGTGCGCAATCCGTTCCTCCGCCATCTGGAGGCGCGCAGCGAACGCCAGATCCCCTATTCGACCGAGGAAGCGGGGGACCACACGTTCCAGCTCGACGTCGGGGTGAAGGGCAAGAATTTCTGGGTCACGCGCAACGACCTGCTCCGCGCGCGCGAATGGCACGGGCTGGGCTTCACCTCGGCGCTGAAGACCCCGGACAATACGTTGGTGTTCGTCACGCCCGAGGACCAGCAGGTGATCCGCAAGGACCAGGCTGACTGCATGGGCTGCCTCAGCCAGTGCCAATTCTCGTCCTGGGCGGATACCGAGACCAACTCGACCGGGCGGCTGGCCGACCCGCGCAGCTTCTGCATCCAGAAGACGTTGCAGGACATCGCCCATGGCGGCCCGGTGGACCAGAATTTGATGTTCGCGGGCCACGGCGCGTATAATTTCAAGCGCGACCCGTTTTATTCCAACGGCTTCGTGCCGACGGTGAAGCAGCTGGTGGACCGGATTTTGACCGGCGATTGA
- a CDS encoding YdcH family protein, protein MNPIVHRLIAAHRTLNREIRSELSRRAPDFYLLKRLKKERLAIKDRLFRHIPDAAEMRRVARSVLRHARTV, encoded by the coding sequence ATGAACCCCATCGTCCACCGGCTGATCGCCGCCCATCGCACCCTCAACCGCGAGATCCGCAGCGAGCTTTCGCGCCGCGCGCCGGACTTCTACCTGCTGAAGCGGCTGAAGAAGGAGCGGCTGGCGATCAAGGACCGGCTGTTCCGCCACATCCCCGACGCCGCAGAGATGCGCCGCGTCGCCCGCAGCGTGCTCCGCCACGCGCGCACCGTTTAA
- a CDS encoding glycoside hydrolase 5 family protein, translating into MLAATMPGEDKMVTRRTMLAGTLATSATLALPDTANAAPADPFVRRKGTQLTLAGRPYRFAGANLWYGAYLGAANAIGNRDRLHRELDALAQTGVTNLRLLASSEASPLKNAVSPSFRGPGSDWNPALLTGLDHCLMEMGKRGMKAVLYLTNFWEWSGGMMTYLSYVNGGRYIDMGDPAHPWPEFPDATSAFYETPAAVALYRDWVRALVGRTNAATGVRYAEDPTIMAWQLANEPRPGGSDAVAVPRLPAYYAWIRDTAKLIKTIDRNHLVSTGNEGLKGSIMREDVYRDAHAAPEIDYLTAHIWPLNWSWLDAADIPGTHDSAMAQAGEYIDLHTGYAEGYGKPLVIEEFGYPRDGGGYDPEASTHFRDAYYGLIHDAVEKSARFGGPIVGSNFWAWNGEGRAAHGDHRFRSGDTAWLGDPPHEPQGWYGVYDSDASTRAIVRDHAAALAAIGVQ; encoded by the coding sequence ATGCTCGCGGCAACGATGCCGGGGGAGGACAAGATGGTTACGCGCAGGACGATGCTCGCAGGGACGCTCGCGACATCCGCGACGCTCGCGCTCCCCGACACGGCCAATGCCGCCCCCGCCGACCCCTTCGTTCGGCGCAAGGGCACGCAACTGACGCTGGCGGGCCGCCCCTATCGCTTTGCCGGCGCGAACCTCTGGTACGGTGCCTATCTCGGCGCAGCGAACGCGATCGGCAATCGCGATCGCCTGCACCGCGAACTCGACGCGCTCGCGCAAACCGGCGTCACCAATCTGCGCCTCCTCGCTTCCTCCGAAGCCTCCCCGCTCAAGAACGCCGTCAGCCCCAGCTTTCGCGGGCCGGGGTCGGACTGGAACCCGGCGCTGCTCACCGGGCTCGACCATTGCCTCATGGAGATGGGCAAGCGCGGGATGAAGGCCGTGCTCTACCTCACCAATTTCTGGGAATGGTCGGGAGGGATGATGACCTATCTCTCCTATGTGAACGGCGGTCGCTATATCGACATGGGCGATCCCGCGCATCCCTGGCCCGAATTTCCCGACGCGACCTCGGCCTTTTACGAGACCCCGGCGGCGGTGGCGCTGTACCGCGACTGGGTGCGCGCGCTGGTCGGGCGGACCAACGCGGCGACGGGGGTGCGCTATGCCGAGGATCCGACGATCATGGCGTGGCAACTCGCCAATGAGCCGCGCCCCGGCGGCAGCGATGCCGTCGCGGTGCCGCGCCTGCCGGCTTATTATGCGTGGATCCGTGACACGGCAAAGCTGATCAAGACGATCGATCGCAACCATCTGGTCTCGACCGGAAACGAGGGGCTGAAGGGGTCGATCATGCGCGAGGACGTGTATCGCGACGCGCATGCGGCGCCCGAGATCGATTACCTCACCGCGCATATCTGGCCGCTCAACTGGAGCTGGCTCGACGCCGCCGACATTCCCGGCACGCACGATAGCGCAATGGCGCAGGCGGGCGAATATATCGACCTCCACACCGGCTATGCCGAGGGCTATGGCAAGCCGCTGGTGATCGAGGAGTTCGGCTATCCGCGCGACGGCGGCGGCTATGACCCGGAGGCGAGCACGCACTTCCGCGATGCCTATTACGGGCTGATCCACGACGCCGTCGAAAAGAGCGCGCGCTTCGGCGGGCCGATCGTCGGATCGAATTTCTGGGCATGGAATGGCGAGGGTCGCGCGGCGCATGGCGACCATCGTTTCCGCAGCGGCGACACCGCATGGCTGGGCGATCCGCCGCACGAGCCACAGGGATGGTACGGCGTGTATGACAGCGACGCGAGCACGCGCGCGATCGTCCGCGATCACGCCGCCGCGCTGGCCGCGATCGGCGTGCAATAG
- a CDS encoding protein adenylyltransferase SelO family protein yields the protein MAFTPQQAILELGDGFSDPVHPARFPQTILRFRNDLAAAQVGLDGLSDAEWIAHFGRFEPLPGSLPQPLALRYHGHQFRVYNPEIGDGRGFLFAQMTDDRGRLMDLGTKGSGQTPYSRFGDGRLTLKGGVREILATEMLEALGVETSRTFSLIETGEELHRGDEPSPTRSAVMVRLNHGHIRIGTFQRLAHFQDTERLAVLTDYVLRHYYGETPGEDAPARLLSLVAGRTARLAGQFMAAGFVHGVLNSDNINVSGESFDYGPWRFAPTWDPRFTAAYFDQSGLYAFGRQPEAIYWDVMQFASSLRLIAEEEPLVAALGGFADAFRAEMASAMLWRLGLVPFGDARDAALVQAVEQVLATTGAPLDRFYFDAFGGALPARYGEPFAALRDQLASFAPRKPRDHPYWSDAEPCAMLIDEVEAIWAPIAAEDDWSLLERKVAAIRRMGAALA from the coding sequence ATGGCCTTCACTCCGCAACAGGCGATCCTCGAACTCGGCGACGGGTTCAGCGATCCGGTCCACCCCGCCCGCTTCCCGCAAACGATCTTGCGTTTCCGCAACGATCTCGCCGCGGCGCAGGTCGGGCTCGACGGCCTGAGCGACGCCGAGTGGATCGCGCATTTCGGGCGGTTCGAGCCGCTGCCGGGCAGCCTGCCCCAGCCGCTCGCGCTGCGCTATCACGGCCACCAGTTCCGCGTGTACAATCCCGAGATCGGCGACGGGCGCGGCTTTTTGTTCGCGCAGATGACCGACGATCGCGGGCGGCTGATGGACCTCGGCACCAAGGGATCGGGCCAGACGCCGTATAGCCGTTTCGGCGACGGGCGGCTGACGCTGAAAGGGGGCGTGCGCGAGATATTGGCGACCGAGATGCTCGAGGCGCTGGGGGTCGAGACGTCGCGGACCTTCTCGCTGATCGAGACCGGCGAGGAACTGCATCGCGGCGACGAGCCCTCGCCCACCCGATCGGCGGTGATGGTGCGGCTCAACCACGGCCATATCCGCATCGGCACGTTCCAGCGGCTGGCGCATTTCCAGGACACCGAACGGCTGGCGGTGCTGACCGACTATGTCCTGCGGCACTATTATGGCGAGACGCCCGGCGAGGATGCGCCCGCGCGACTGCTCTCGCTGGTCGCCGGGCGCACCGCGCGGCTGGCCGGGCAATTCATGGCGGCGGGGTTCGTCCATGGCGTGCTCAACAGCGACAATATCAACGTCAGCGGCGAGAGCTTCGATTACGGCCCCTGGCGGTTCGCCCCGACCTGGGACCCGCGCTTCACCGCCGCCTATTTCGACCAGAGCGGGCTCTATGCCTTCGGGCGCCAGCCCGAGGCGATTTACTGGGACGTGATGCAGTTCGCCAGCTCGCTGCGGCTGATCGCCGAGGAGGAGCCGCTGGTCGCGGCGCTTGGCGGATTTGCCGACGCCTTTCGTGCCGAGATGGCGTCGGCGATGCTGTGGCGGCTGGGGCTGGTGCCGTTTGGCGACGCGCGCGACGCCGCGCTGGTGCAGGCGGTGGAGCAGGTGCTGGCGACGACGGGGGCGCCGCTCGACCGTTTCTATTTCGATGCGTTCGGCGGCGCGCTGCCCGCGCGCTATGGCGAGCCCTTTGCCGCGCTGCGCGACCAGCTCGCCAGCTTCGCCCCGCGCAAGCCCCGCGACCATCCCTATTGGTCCGACGCCGAGCCGTGCGCGATGCTGATCGACGAAGTCGAGGCGATCTGGGCGCCGATCGCCGCCGAGGACGATTGGAGCCTGCTGGAGCGCAAGGTCGCCGCGATCCGCCGCATGGGCGCCGCGCTCGCCTGA
- a CDS encoding alpha/beta fold hydrolase codes for MAERRNYTDGYWWSNDGLRLHFRDYPGAADQPPLLCLPGLTRNARDYETLATRLAGPRRVLCVEFRGRGESAYAKDPMSYVPLTYLQDVDALLADQGIGRFVAVGTSLGGIVTMLLAATGPERLAGAVLNDVGPELDPVGLARIRTYVGKAVYHPTWMHAARAIAEANGDVYPDYRIEDWLRMAKRLYRVNSSGRIVLDYDMKIAEPFRVPGNEAGPDMWPTIDALRGRPLLVVRGERSDILRAEVADRMVARHGGAEQVTVAGVGHAPTLDEPEAVAGIDRLLAGV; via the coding sequence ATGGCTGAGCGGCGCAACTACACCGATGGATATTGGTGGTCCAATGACGGGCTGCGGCTCCATTTTCGCGACTATCCGGGCGCCGCGGACCAGCCGCCTTTGCTCTGCCTGCCGGGGCTGACGCGCAACGCCCGCGATTACGAAACGCTGGCGACTCGCCTGGCCGGCCCGCGCCGCGTGCTGTGCGTCGAGTTTCGCGGGCGCGGCGAAAGCGCCTATGCCAAGGACCCGATGAGCTATGTCCCGCTCACCTATCTCCAGGATGTCGACGCGCTGCTCGCCGACCAGGGGATCGGGCGGTTCGTCGCGGTGGGCACCTCGCTGGGCGGTATCGTGACGATGCTGCTCGCCGCGACGGGGCCGGAGCGGCTGGCGGGGGCGGTGCTCAACGATGTCGGGCCCGAGCTGGACCCGGTCGGGCTGGCGCGCATCCGCACCTATGTCGGCAAGGCGGTGTACCACCCCACCTGGATGCACGCCGCGCGCGCGATCGCGGAGGCCAATGGCGACGTCTATCCCGACTATCGCATCGAGGACTGGCTGCGCATGGCGAAGCGGCTGTACCGGGTGAACAGCTCGGGCCGGATCGTGCTCGATTACGACATGAAGATCGCCGAACCGTTCCGCGTGCCGGGAAATGAGGCGGGGCCGGACATGTGGCCGACGATCGACGCGCTTCGCGGGCGACCGCTGCTGGTGGTGCGCGGCGAGCGATCGGACATATTGCGTGCCGAAGTAGCCGATCGGATGGTGGCGCGGCACGGCGGGGCGGAGCAGGTGACGGTGGCGGGCGTGGGGCACGCGCCTACGCTCGACGAGCCTGAGGCGGTGGCGGGGATCGATCGGTTGCTGGCTGGGGTTTGA
- a CDS encoding TFIIB-type zinc ribbon-containing protein, translating into MTQGTFTCPVDGAKLAPMERQGIEIDYCPSCRGVWLDRGELDKIIERSAAPVAVAAPAPAPPSGLDPYRQAPPQRYDDPYRPHGHKSHPHKRRKSFLEELFD; encoded by the coding sequence ATGACCCAAGGGACCTTCACTTGCCCGGTCGACGGCGCCAAGCTGGCGCCGATGGAGCGGCAGGGGATCGAGATCGACTATTGCCCGAGCTGCCGCGGCGTGTGGCTGGACCGGGGAGAGTTGGACAAGATCATCGAGCGCAGCGCGGCACCCGTTGCCGTCGCGGCGCCCGCCCCGGCGCCTCCGTCCGGCCTCGACCCCTATCGCCAGGCGCCGCCGCAGCGCTATGACGACCCCTATCGCCCGCACGGCCACAAGAGCCACCCGCACAAGCGGCGCAAATCCTTTCTCGAGGAACTGTTCGACTAG